The genomic stretch CTCTCCCTCGCACTCGGTGATCGGACCTGTGCCCCTACGCGTCCTCCAATGACCTGAGGCTCAGGCTCCGGCCTCCACCCTGACCTGGCCGTCCCCAGCCATACCAGGGGGGCCAGTCCCGGCCTGGGCACCCAGGGAGAGAACTAAGGTGCTCGGGCAGACCCCTTCCTGGCGAGGCAGGCCACACAGTGGTGAAAGGAGGGGCAGCGTTGCCCCCGCCCGCGCGCCCGGGCTCACGGCGCCCACCGCCCACCCAATGGTTTCAGATCATCCGTCAGGTCCAGGCCGCGTTCCCCTTCTTCAGGGACGATTACGAAGGCTGGAAAGACTCCATCCGCCACAACCTCTCCTCCAACCGGTGCTTCCGCAAGGTGGGGCAGGGCGAGGGTCAGAGCCTGGGAGCGGGACGCCGGCGGAAATCCTGATATCCGGGGTCGTGCAGCCCCACCCAAgactgctcccctcccccaccaggtgCCCAAGGATCCCGCGAAGCCCCAGGCCAAGGGCAACTTCTGGGCGGTCGATGTGAGCCTGATCCCGGCCGAGGCGCTGCGGCTGCAGAACACGGCCCTGTGCCGGCGCTGGCAGAGCAGGGGCGCGAGGGGAGCCTTCGCCAAGGACCTCGGCCCCTACGTGCTGCACGGCCGGCCCTACCAGCCGCCCAGTCCCCAGTCGCCGCCCTGCGAGGACTTCAGCATCAAGTCTCTGCTAGGGGGCTCCGGGGAGGGGACGCCGCGGAGCAGCCCCAGTCGGTCAGGCTCAGAGCGCTCAGGGGAGGGAGAGCTGCCTGCTGCACTCCCGCCCTCTGAGAAGCCTCTGTGGCCCGTCTGCCCCCGCCCAAGGCCCATCAGGGCAGAGGGGAAGACTTCCCAGGGGGAAAACAGCAGGCCCTCCATCCTGTCCcctgagcccagggcctggcctctCCACTTACTGCAGGGCACCGCAGACCCCGGGGTTCTCTCTGGTGGAGGTCACAGGGCCTCGCTGTGGGGGCAGCTGCCCACCTCCTACTTGCCCATTTACACTCCCAACGTGGTGATGCCTTTGGCCCCACTGccacccacctcctgcccccGGTGCCCTCCCTCCACCAGCACAGGCTATTGGGGGGTGGCCCCGGAAACCCATGGCCCCACAAGGCTGCTCTGGGATCTAGATGCTCTCTTCCAGGGGGTGCCACCCAACAAAAGCATCTATGATGTTTGGGTTAGCCACCCCCGAGACCTGgctacccccaccccaggctggctGTTCTCCTGGTATGGCCTGTgatgctcccagggcaggggctgcTTTCCTCTGCCACCCTTAGGCTTGTTGAGGAGAAACCAAGGTCTGTGTGACCCTGGCAGCCTGAGACAGAGGCACCAGCCACGCTGAGAGTCCACTTGTTTATTGGCTGCCCCAGAAGAGCTATGGCCCAGCAGGGCATCACCCTAGAGGCAAGGCTGGATGGAGCAGGGCTCTACCTGGAGTagcccttcctttccccttcctggCCCCACCTTCTCCAACTCTccttccatctatccatccatccatccatccatcaccaGCTGTCACCTCCCCTCCCTGgcttgggctgggggagggaaacCTAATGGGGCTCCAGCCTAAAGCCCTGTCCTCCCTCAGCTGTTGCCTGGGAAAGAGGAAGCACCTTTGGGGGGAAGGGGATCGAGAATGGAGACTCTACTTGGctttggtgatggtggtggggaggtAACAGTAAAGGAATAGACATTTCAACCCAAGTCTAATGTGATGATGGGATAGTGACTCTGGTGACCACTTGGCCGCGGTCTGCATCTGCGGCCCTGGGATCCCCTGCTGTGCACCGCGATAACAGCAGATGGTGATACGGGGGCGGGGGAGGTGTGATCATTACCCCAGGCAGAGCACTCCTCCAgggtgggagaagagggtgggctccggcagtgggggggggggggggggggcagcggCCCCCAGAGATCAAGGAAGTCATGAGGAAATAGGGATTTTGCTGCCTCTGCCCGCAGAGATGTGACCCAGGCTCCTTGGGCAGGACTAGGAAGGCAGGTCCTCCGGCGGTGCCAGGGCCAAGCTGGAGCCGCTGTCTAAGCCGGGGCTTGGAGGGCTGCCGGGCGACGGCGTGGGGGTGCAGGGGGTCCCGGAGAGTGGTGTGTCGGTACTCAAGGAGGAGGGTGTCCTGGAGCGGGGGGCCCTGAGGGGCCTAGCCGGCCCCAGCTCCACTCGGCTCACACGCTCGGCGAACTTGAGCGAGCACACCGTCTCGCCGAGATCCTCGGGCCGCGTGGAGATCTGCGGGTAGCAGCGCTGGTAGGCATGCCCTGGTGGGCGGCGCCTGGCATGCAAACCACACCCCCGCGGGCCGCCCCGCCCACCTGCAGCAGCAGCACCGCCGTGGCGCCTGGGCCCAGCGCCGGCTGCAGCAGCCGTGTGAGCTGCGAGTCACGGAAGGGCACGTGGGGCCGGCGGGCCCGCAGCGCGGCCATCACGCCTCCCAGCGCCAGCAGCGAGCGGTTGATGGTCCGAGCCTCCCGTAGACGCTGGGCGCCGTCCCGGTCTTCCTGAGATCTACTGGCCGCCCCCGCCTTCCAGGCGCGCTCGGACCCCGCCAGGTCGACGAGGTGCAGCGTGCCTGCAGGGGCGAGCGAGCCGGGCGTGGACGGAGGCCCAGCGTGGGTGCAGCAAGGCCCCCGCAGGGCTCAGGCTCCGAGGTACCTGCGGTGCTGGTACCGCGCGATGGGGACGCTGTGCGCAGTGTCAGTGTGACCAGGGCGTGCGAGCGAGAGCTGCGCTGGTTCATGGCTGTGGCGGCGGTGGCCCGGTTGCTCCTCCCCAGGCTCAGCATCTGCAGGATGGGCGGACAAGGGCTGGCCTAGGGCGGGGCCCGCGCCCCCGGTGCGGGTAAGGGCGGGGGCTAGGAGAGCTGCGGGGCCCCACTGGGCAGCCTCACCTGGTGCAGAGACTCCAGGCTGGGCACGTCCCAGTGGGTGAGGCCAGCCACCTGGACTCCCCCCTGGCCTGCTGGGCCCTGCCTCACTGCCAGGCGCTGGGGAGGCCCTGGGGCAAGGAGGTCCCTGGTGAGAAAGGGCAGGGCTCCGttgggggggctgggggtggagacaGAAGGGGTTGGGGCTGGGGGCAAGGCGGGAGGCACCAGGTGCCCCTGACCTGACAGCCTCGTTGTAGATCTCCACCATGCTGAGGGTCACGCGGTGCTGCCCGCCTGTGCCCATCTCCCGGAACAGTGACTGCAGTGCCCTAGGAGCGATGCCGGGGTCCTCAGGCGGGCCCTGGGGATAGCGTGGGGTGCCTCAGCAAGCTCACATCCCAGCCCCTGGCTCCAGAGCTCCCCAACTACACCCTTTCCCACCTCCATGCTGTAGGTCTTCCCCGTCCCTGTCTGACCGTAGGTGAAAATGCAGACACTGTAGCCCCCAAGGCAGGACAGCACAGCAGACTCCAGCTCCCTGAAGACCTAGGGGTGCAAAGGGTTTGGAAGGGCCCTAAGCCTGGGGCAAGATGTGACCATAACTTGATTCTCCTGGGAGGAGACTGGCTTTAGGGGAACGTGGGGGAAGCGAGGATCTCCCAACCGACAGAGGAGGCTCCCTGGACAAGGTGGCATTTGCAAGAATTTGCCAGCCAAAGAGGGAAGGAACATGACAAATAGCAGGAACAGAGTAATACGGTCCTGACGACTGACTGCTTGGGAGACTTGGGGGTGTAGCAGTCAAGGGTCCAGACCCTGGGCTCAacggccaggttcaatccctaggtgggatTGGAGGCAAATCTCTCATCTTTTCCTCTGCAAGGTGGGGACTGTAGTGGCacctgttgtgaggattaagtgagaacaTGGAAAGAGGGCTAGTGCAGCACGTGGCATGTGATGGATGAACCCAGAGGGCCCATGGCTGGGGGGAGGCAGCAGCCAGGATCCTGAAGCTGGGCCCTGGGCGGGTGCACAGAGACAAGTGAAGGGGACATGGAGCTGGGACTTGGCATCCTGCTGGCAGCTGGACACCAGCAGCAGCCTCCTGAGCAATGACATGGTCAGCTTCCATGCCCAGAAGGCATCTGGTAACTGAGTGGGGAGCCAGTGCTGTCTGAAATGTTGACCGCCAGACGCTAGAGCAGAAGCCAGAACAGCCAGTGaggtggctgagactccatggcTAGAAAGGAGCGCTGTGGGTGCCCCTGCAGAGGCGTGGCACACAAGGGAGGGGCTCAGCGCCTGTGACTCTCCTCCAGAACCACAGGGCCCTGTCCACCCGGGAGACAGTGCACAAAGGGGCCCCTGAGGGCTGCAGACGGCACGGAGGCTGAAGACAGGGTAGGGGTGCTGTGGGGTCGATGGACGTAGGTGGCAAACAGCTGTGGTGCCCCAAATAGTGAAAGAGGGAGCCCTGGCCGCCTGCCAGGCACTCTCATCACCGTCTGTCCCCGTGAGGCCACCACAGTCTGATGTCTGACAGCTGTGCCTCTCACCTCACCCTCCCAGCTCTCAGCCTCGTTCCTGAGCTACTGGGAAGCTCCAGCTGCACAGTGTGTGTGCATTGGAGAGGGTGTGTGGGAAGCAAGGTGGCAGGCGCTGGGGCTTTAGCCTCTGCTTTCTAGCTCCCTGGGTCTGgcaggaaaggggaggagggcaggatcTGAGTAGGGCACTGGGAGAGCCCTGGTGCTGGAAGCTCACCTGTGCTCCCCACTCCCCCAACCACAAAGCAAGGAGGGGTACCCCCCTCAGAGCGGGCCAAGCTGAATGCTGGGCCAGGGAagtggacagccagggaagcctgggggacGGAGGTACCCGGGCACAGCAGGGCCGCAGCTGTGCCCTGCAGCCCCGCGGGACTGTCACTCACGCATGCTCTCCTGGCACAAAGttacttttgaaaatgttaatcTTCCTTTAAGCCATAATCTGTCTTCCCCAGCCTGCAAGAGCTTGGTGGGCAGATGCAAAGGAAAAACCCTGGGAGGAAAGCAGGTGCCCAGCTAGGATGCCGGCCCTGCTCCCAAGCCCCAtggctcccttcccttccttgctGGAGTCCAACCACCCTCTCTCCTAGGAGGGCGGACAGACAGGAGCCTCCTCAGGACTCCAGAGGATCTGAGAGACAGTCGACACAGATCCAAGGGTGGAGCATCACCTCCTCCTGGCTGGCGTGCGGAGGGAAGACCCAGTCTAGGCGGAAGCGACGCTGGTGCCCTCGATAGCAGGTAGTAACAGTGCCACCTGGGCCGGGCTCTAGGCTCACCAGGCTGGAGGGTGTCCCTGGCCTCAGGCGACACAGCACACGAATGTTTCCTGGGGTGGAGATCAGGTCCAGGCGCTGCCTCCTGGGTCCTGAAGTGTGAAGAGCCTCCACGTCCCCAACCTCTGCCACTCCAGCCCTTTGCTCCCCAGACCTGCTGTACCTTTGAGCTCCAGCAGCCGCCCTGGGCATCCGGGGAGAGGCCCCTGCGGCGCCTCCGCGAGTTGAGTCCCAGCCCCATCAGCTGACAGTGCCCCCAGAGCCCAGGAAACCTGGGGGAACAGAGATGTGAGGGAGGGGAGGCAGTGGAAACAGCTGGGGGATGCGGTGCTGAGGGCAGGATCTACTACGTGGCCCAGCTGTGGTGATCTACTGCTTTCTGTGGCTTCAGGCCCCGGGGACAGGGGAGGATCTCTCAGTGATCTGGGATGGAGCTCAGGGACCTGAGGAGAATGCTGGCTCCTGGCAACCCTGTGAGAGATCCACTGTCACCCCAGTCTGCACAGGACACAGTcactctggctccagagcccctaGTCTCCATCAGAGCAGATAACACCCTGGGACTGGAAAGGAGGCAGGGACAAGGGCTCCCCAAAGGAAGGCCAGTGAAAAGGCTGCCAGAGAGCAAGCGCGAGGGAGGGAGCAAGTGGTTCTGACCTGTCCCTGGGCTTCGCTCAGAGAACCCTGGCAGCTCTGGGTAAAGGTGCTGACGAGTCCCCGGAGGTCCCCGCAGCCCTGACGCAAGCTGGCCATGCGAGCACGAAGTCCTGTGGGGGAGGCCGTGGTGAGGGGAGGCCAGACCCCACACCTTGCCATGCGCTCCACAGCCCCGGAGCTTACCTGCCAGCTGCCCTCGCATCTGCTGCAGCTCCCTCCTGCAGTTCTGCTCAGTCTCCTGCTGGAGCTGCCGGAGGGCCCCCTGAAGGCCCTGCAGCTGCACCTCCTGCACCCCTAGCtgccccccacccaaccccacccctGTCACTGAGGAAGCAGGCACTTACCAGGCTCTGCCTCAGACACCCCCTTCCCAGCGCCCCAGACTTCCCAGCCCCTGGGCCCCATGCCCACCTGGACTCGGAGGGCTTCCGTGGTGTCCTGGGCTTCTTGAAGCCGCCCCCGAAGCTCCAGCAGGGCTTCTGCCTTCTCCTGCAAGGGGAGTCGGAGCCAGTCAAACTgtggaggcaggaggcaactgGGGGGTGCACTCCagctgccccattttacagatgagaaagttaaGAGAGGGTTGCAAAGCTGGTCACACATCCGTGCCTCCCAATTCCATGCAAGGGTCCATTCCCCCAGTCCTTCTGCTCCCCTGGGGTCAGCCACTGGTTTATTtgcagcattcaaactcttagtgaGACACGTGGAATctaattccctgcccagggatggaaATGGGCCTCCTGCatggggagtgcagagtctcagccctGGGAGCACCACGAAGGTCTCCTGAACAGGGCTACCATGCAGTTGCTGCCCACAGTCTGGGCCCAGGTCTGAAGGGTCAGAGGGGGAGTCCTGAGAAAGCATGGGCAGTGCTGCTAAAGACCAGGTGTGCGGGAGCCCCAGGCTGCAGCGATGGTCACAGCTGAGAAGCAGGATACCTGGGGGGCCCTGGTGTGGGGGGCAGGGCCCCAGTGCAGCAGGAGGTCCCGAGTAAGGCTCAAGCTCTGTTTCAGGGCTTTGTTCTCCAGAGTCAGATGCTGAACCCTTTTCTCTGAGTCTGTTGCTCCCTGGGAGAGAAGGAAGTCCTCAGGACTCCCCTGGAGGCTGGGGCCCTCTGTGGGCCTTCGTCCAGCCCCCATCCAGCAGCCTCACCACTCCCAGGCGCAGCtggcccagctcctcctcctgatGTTCCAGCTGCTGCTTCAGCTCTTCCAgctggaaaggagggaggggcaccGAGTGGAACACCTTCTTCCAGGCCCCTCCCAGACTCCCAGGCCCTTCCCAGATGCCCAGGCCCCAGCTGCTCTGGACTCCTCACCTGTCCAAGGATGAGCTGTTCCAGCCGCTGCCAAGCCCTCTGGTCCTCTTCCAGCTGAGGAGGCTGTTGCCCCTGGGCCTCCCCCCTTGGTGAAAGGGAAGGGCTTTCTTCTTGCAATGGGgatcctggggtggggtggaCCCAGTTAGAACAGAAAAGCTCTGTGGCCTGAAAGGGGGCACCTCACATCTGGCTGCACGGGTTCTGGGGGGCACCAACCCCTGGATAGATTCCCTCTTCAGCTCACTACTCCTTACGCACCAGCAGGAGGAGGGTGCTGCACCCCTGAGACAGGCTGCATCCCCTGGGACAGGGCCTGCCTGCCCCTGGGACTTCGAATCCATGCCAGGAGAGCCAAGAATTGACCAGTCACCGTTAACAGTTGGGGAACATCACCGGGCTGGGAAAGAAACAGATATCAAAGCGGAGAAGAATGGGGGCCGGGTGGAGGGAAAACAGGGATGGATGGTGGTCAGAGGACCTGCAGAGACAGAACAGGTGGCTGGAGAAGTTTCAACTGCTCACCTTGCTCAGGTCGGGAGGAGTCCCAAAGCTCTCTTCCGCCCCCAGCTGGACTGACAGGAACTCGGCAAGACGCACGAGAGCCTCTTCCAGGGAGACCTCCGCCGGACAGCGCTCGGCTCCCCCTCCCGACCCATCCTCGGCCTCCGAAGAGCCTGCGAAGCCAGGGAGCAGGATGGGGAGGCGCGCTGGGTCTTGTGTCGGACGCTAGGCCACCAGCTGGCGCCTGCCAGGTCCCTCCCTGCATCTCTCAGTAGTGTTCCCGATGCACCAACAGTACCTACCGACCAGGCCGGTCAGCTCTGTCCACAGCTCTGCGGTTGGCTGGTCGGCGCGGCGGCGACTCCCGGGCTTACAGCGGGCGCTCTAGGGAGGCAGCAGGGGAGAGGCCCTGAGGAGAGGCCAGGTAGCCCGTGGGGTCCCTGCCTCCGGGGACTGAGCCCGGGGGCTGGCGCCGGGCTCTCAGCCTCCAACACCAGAGAAGGGATCTTCGGCACGGGCCCTCCCCCGCGTCAGCGCCCTGGGACCTGAGAACCGTTCTCGGGAAGAGGGTAGCCGGCAGAGCCGAGCGCTCCCCCGCTCACCTGGGCCGGGTTTCCAGCGTCGGCGGCCGTCGCGGCCCCGCCATCCCTACGGAAGAGGCTGTAGAAGATGTAGATGAGCAGCGAGTAGAAGGCGTACATGGGAGCGCGGGGCGGCAGAGGGCCCGGCTTCACGCCGCCCCGCGTCCCCGCGCCGACACCGCGCCCGCCCGCCGCAGAGCCCGCGCGCATGCTCCGGCGGCCGCCCCCTCGGCGCAGCCCCGCACCCTCTTCCAGCATCCCTACCACTCCTCCGCGAAGGACCACGCGCAGCGTCAACCCTCAGAGGCTGCTACCCGCAGGCGTCCAACCTCCCTACCCGCGAAGCCCCTGCTAGGCCCCTCCCCTCAAGGCCCGTCCTCGGCCCtgtccaggccccgcccccgcccttcCTCAGCCCCGCCCCTAAaagcccctccccgcccctgcccctaCCTTAGCCCCCTCCCCTCACCGCCCCTTCTTCGGCCCCTCCCCTCACCGCCGCTTCCTcagcccctcctctccccgcccctccccgccccttccttcactgctccttcctcgagccccttccctccctccaaacCACGGACTTGCGCGTCCCATCCCAAGCTGAGACCCACTTCCTCCCAGCCCCGCCCTTCTCTCACGTCCATCTGGCCCCATCTCTCCCAGGGGCCAGACTCCAtggccccgcccccccccaaccGCTCTAGCCGCCGCTCTTCTCGTTGGTCGGCGCTTGGTCGCCGCAGGCCGGGCGCGAGAGGCGGAGCAGCCGCCCGAGGGCGGTGCGGTGGGCTGGTCTGGGCCTCCAGCGCGCCGCTGCGTCGCGGTCGCGCGGCTCAGCGGCCTGAGTGCTGGGCTGTCGTTCATTCCCGACCGGGTTCCGAGGACGGCACCTCCCAGAGCGCAGGGCCCTGCACCCTGGCTTGGGTTCCAGGACGCCAGAGATAACGCCCACCCAGCCCGGCTCCTCACCGCATTTTCCCTTCCCGGCCGATTTAGGCCCTTCTTCCCCAAGGTTGTGGCGTCAGGGCTCCCTCGAGTTTCGGATGAGCTTATAACTCAAAAATGGGACTCTGGAACCTGGGAGTCCTGAAGAGACACCCTTAGGGCTCCCCGTTGCCGGCTTCTACATTCTTCTCCAAAGTTGAGGATCCCTTTCCTGTCCCCTTAAACTCACTACCGCCTGAGGTGTCATGGCCCCCAGGCCAGGGGGCGAGTGGAGCTCCGCCCTGTCCCACCTGGCGCTGGGAGTAGTGTCTCTGCACGCAGCCCTGAGCACTGCCCAGGTGAGTACATTGGGGCAGGGCAAAGGCGTAGCCTACTCCCAAATTCCTAGAGGATGGTGGGAGGTAAGTGTGTGGGCCAGGCTTCTGTGAGACCCCCAGACCCTCCCCTGCTTAAAGGGAGGTCCTGACCTCTTTTACCCACATTTCCGTTCCCTGTGTTGACAGGCAAATCGAGGGGCCGCTGCTGGTTTCTTGCTCCAGGCCCTGGCCGCCGCCACCATGCTGGCTTCAGGGCTGGGCACGGATGAAGACTGTCTTGCTGGAACCTGGGTGGCCACTGTCATTGGCCTGCCCCTTCTGGCCTTCGACTTCCACTGGGTGAATGGGGACTGCTCCTCCGCCAACCTGCTTCTAGGAGGAGGCATGGTGCTGGCAGTGGCTGGTGACCACCTTGGTGCTGAGGGCCGCTCTGTGGCTGGTCAGGCAGTGGTGCTGGTGGTCGCAGTGACTATCCTCATTGTGGCCGTTTTCACAACCAACTCTTATGGAATGTGGGGGGGTGTGATGCTGGGTGCTGCAGGTCTTCTGAGCCGGCTGGAGGAGgacagactgctgctgctgctgccaaagGAGGACATCTGTCGCTGGGCCCTGGCCGGGGGCAGCTGGGCCTACCACCGGGCCCTGCACACACAGCGCCTACAGTGGGAGTGATGGCTGGAGACTGCAAGGCTTGGCTTCTGCCCAGCTACCACCTTCTCGCGAGTGATAGACTCTCCTTCCTAATGCCAGCTTTCTGCAGATTGTCTCCCTCTCTGGCTCAGTGTGAGGACTCGCCCAAAACGAAAATGAGGGGGACCGGGTCCCAGGCACGTTCTCAGGCTTGATTTTGGGCAGGCCATGGTTGTGGATCCAGAGAGAGGCTTGGTCTCCAATAAACCTTAGGGATTTAGCAGGAATATGGACTCTGACTCTTCTTTAGACAGGTTGAGGAGTCCTGCAGTGAACTTCATAAGGCTCCCAGGGCAGCAACTGGTTTTCCTGAGCAAAAGAAGGCAATGTGTGGGAACCAACTCTGGGGGTCTCCCTCAACTTGGCCTGACGGCACTGTTGTCAGGAAGGCCCCTGGACTGAGAAGATACAGCCCTTGCTCTCCTGGGACACGATGGAGTTATAAATATCCTTACAAGGTCTGGCTGGTGGTCCTCTGAGGCAGTGACCTTCACTGGCC from Odocoileus virginianus isolate 20LAN1187 ecotype Illinois unplaced genomic scaffold, Ovbor_1.2 Unplaced_Contig_23, whole genome shotgun sequence encodes the following:
- the ZFTRAF1 gene encoding zinc finger TRAF-type-containing protein 1 isoform X7 produces the protein MAPRPGGEWSSALSHLALGVVSLHAALSTAQANRGAAAGFLLQALAAATMLASGLGTDEDCLAGTWVATVIGLPLLAFDFHWVNGDCSSANLLLGGGMVLAVAGDHLGAEGRSVAGQAVVLVVAVTILIVAVFTTNSYGMWGGVMLGAAGLLSRLEEDRLLLLLPKEDICRWALAGGSWAYHRALHTQRLQWE